A single window of Psychrobacter raelei DNA harbors:
- a CDS encoding phosphomannomutase/phosphoglucomutase produces the protein MPKTSFLAQRALFKAYDIRGNAALFTPDFVKALGLAFAQDLAETAQARQVVIGYDVRHGSKSIAEQFVQSLCERGIEVIWLGLVTTPIMAFWANRYQGHGLIVTASHSEGHILGIKWLISGESPSYERIQMLYQRLISQQPADASTATSTNPAATPKVIAPNQVGHTYANSAAIALDNIRKFRSLALVQHSLSQKTPDRLKVVIDSLNGATGPYVAAFFEPHQRLCDIILINKTPDGDFPKGNPDPMEDKRLTELSQAVIEHQADLGLAFDGDGDRLMVVDNQGHCLAPDHLLYLLARVSIEDHQPVEACLNAPAPIVLFDVKCTHHMPQLITALGAVPQMSKTGSSILRRTLQTKQDNNPDHAPILFAGELSGHFLFNDGYFLLHDDAMYAALRLLNWLQYQAQHAKPAQLTDILKTLPPMVSTPDVYLPLDAYEASPLQQNTPLLNKLMALCDKLSQSIELPKGAQLTCIDGLRLDFAHGFGIIRPSNTSNSLTVRFAGDSLSDLKSVQGYFVKLCHFINDDLAKQVANIQIKS, from the coding sequence TTGCCCAAGACCTCATTTTTAGCACAGCGAGCCTTATTTAAAGCTTACGATATCCGTGGTAATGCTGCTTTATTTACCCCAGATTTTGTTAAAGCACTGGGCCTCGCCTTTGCTCAGGATTTAGCCGAAACTGCCCAGGCGCGCCAGGTGGTCATAGGCTATGATGTGCGTCATGGCAGCAAAAGTATTGCCGAGCAGTTTGTGCAAAGCTTATGCGAGCGAGGCATCGAGGTGATTTGGCTGGGACTTGTGACCACACCTATCATGGCGTTTTGGGCCAATAGATACCAAGGCCATGGGCTTATTGTCACAGCCAGTCATTCTGAGGGTCATATCTTGGGTATTAAATGGCTAATCTCAGGCGAGTCGCCCAGCTATGAGAGGATACAAATGCTGTACCAGCGCTTAATCTCTCAACAGCCGGCCGATGCTAGCACAGCTACGAGCACAAACCCAGCTGCTACCCCCAAAGTCATTGCGCCCAACCAAGTGGGACACACTTATGCCAATAGCGCAGCCATCGCCCTTGACAACATACGTAAGTTTCGCAGCTTAGCGTTAGTGCAACACTCGCTTAGCCAAAAAACGCCTGACCGCCTTAAGGTGGTTATCGATAGCTTAAATGGTGCCACTGGCCCCTATGTCGCCGCTTTTTTTGAGCCACATCAGAGGTTGTGCGATATTATTTTAATCAATAAAACCCCAGATGGGGACTTCCCTAAGGGCAACCCTGATCCTATGGAGGATAAGCGCCTTACCGAATTAAGTCAGGCGGTGATTGAACATCAAGCTGACTTAGGTTTGGCTTTTGATGGTGATGGGGATCGGCTGATGGTGGTGGACAATCAAGGTCACTGCTTGGCGCCAGACCATCTGTTATATCTGTTGGCGCGCGTCTCTATCGAAGACCACCAACCTGTTGAAGCCTGCCTAAATGCACCTGCACCTATCGTACTGTTTGATGTTAAATGTACCCATCACATGCCGCAGCTTATCACAGCACTAGGAGCTGTGCCGCAAATGAGTAAGACCGGCAGCAGTATCTTGCGCCGTACGCTTCAGACCAAACAAGACAATAATCCTGACCACGCACCCATCTTATTTGCCGGTGAATTGTCGGGACATTTTTTATTCAATGACGGCTATTTTTTATTACATGATGATGCCATGTATGCAGCGCTGCGCCTACTTAATTGGCTACAATACCAAGCGCAACATGCCAAGCCAGCTCAGTTAACTGATATTCTTAAAACTCTGCCGCCCATGGTCAGCACCCCAGATGTGTATTTGCCTCTTGATGCCTATGAAGCGTCACCGCTACAGCAAAACACGCCCTTATTAAATAAGCTGATGGCTCTTTGCGATAAGCTCAGCCAAAGCATTGAGCTGCCTAAAGGTGCGCAGTTGACCTGTATTGATGGCTTGCGTCTAGATTTTGCGCATGGATTTGGGATCATTAGACCCTCAAATACCAGTAACAGCTTAACCGTACGCTTCGCAGGCGACTCCCTATCTGATTTAAAAAGCGTGCAAGGCTACTTTGTTAAATTGTGTCACTTTATTAATGATGATTTGGCCAAGCAGGTAGCCAACATTCAGATAAAGTCCTAA
- the argB gene encoding acetylglutamate kinase has translation MSLNLAQAKTTAEVLTTALPYIQRFEDKIIVVKYGGNAMTDPELESSFARDVVLLKTVGLHPVVVHGGGPQVDNLLKELGRQSDRIDGMRVTNKSTMDVVEMVLGGSVNKSIVSLINKHGGRAIGLTGKDANLIRAKKLLMSTTDANGQTSDIDLGFVGEVVSVNKDVIMMLIGSNFIPVIAPIGVDSEGNSYNINADLVAGKVAEFLQAEKLMLLTNIKGVMDKSGNVVTGLTPKKVDEMIEDGTISGGMIPKIQCALDAVRGGVKSAVIVDGRVPNATLLEIFTNEGVGTLISRDLGAALS, from the coding sequence ATGTCATTAAATCTTGCTCAAGCCAAAACCACTGCTGAAGTCTTAACTACCGCCCTACCCTACATTCAGCGATTTGAAGATAAAATCATTGTGGTGAAATATGGCGGCAATGCCATGACTGACCCCGAGCTTGAAAGCTCATTTGCGCGTGATGTTGTGCTACTAAAAACAGTGGGGCTACATCCGGTGGTGGTGCACGGCGGTGGTCCACAAGTGGACAATCTACTTAAAGAATTGGGCCGTCAATCGGACCGTATCGATGGCATGCGCGTCACCAACAAGTCGACCATGGATGTGGTAGAGATGGTACTTGGCGGCAGTGTGAACAAATCTATTGTGAGTCTAATTAACAAGCATGGCGGGCGCGCTATTGGTTTAACCGGAAAAGATGCCAACTTAATCCGTGCCAAAAAGCTACTGATGAGCACAACCGATGCTAATGGCCAAACCAGTGACATTGACTTAGGCTTCGTCGGTGAGGTGGTGAGCGTTAATAAAGATGTGATCATGATGCTTATCGGCTCAAACTTTATTCCAGTAATTGCCCCTATCGGCGTAGATAGCGAGGGCAACAGCTACAACATTAATGCCGATCTTGTGGCGGGCAAAGTGGCTGAGTTTTTGCAGGCTGAGAAGCTGATGCTGCTGACCAACATTAAAGGCGTCATGGATAAATCTGGCAACGTAGTCACCGGACTTACCCCCAAAAAGGTCGATGAAATGATTGAAGATGGTACTATTTCAGGCGGCATGATTCCTAAGATTCAGTGCGCGTTAGATGCGGTACGCGGCGGCGTAAAAAGTGCGGTTATTGTCGATGGTCGTGTGCCCAACGCCACATTGCTTGAAATCTTTACCAATGAGGGGGTCGGTACCCTTATCAGCCGCGACTTAGGGGCAGCGCTCAGCTAA
- the leuS gene encoding leucine--tRNA ligase: MSTTAPEQNNPNHYHPQAIEAEQQAKWAADKRFEVSNDISKDANTRYMLSMFPYPSGKLHMGHVRNYTISDVLSRYYRLKGDQVLQPMGWDAFGMPAENAAIANQVAPAKWTFSNIDNMRAQLKTLGLSIDWSREFATCTPEYYRWEQWFFLQLYKKGLVYKKLATVNWDPVDNTVLANEQVVDGKGWRSGAPVEKRDIPMYYFKITDYADELLDDLDKLEGQWPSDVITMQRNWIGRSQGMEVHFPYKNSDDISTLDVFTTRPDTLMGVTYVAVAAEHRLAKLAAEKDPKIAEFCELCKKGSVAEADLAKAEKIGMDTGLTVTHPLTGEEVPVWVANYVLMSYGSGAVMAVPAHDERDFEFAKKYNLPIKTVIKTPEDHEGAYTERGTLVNSGEFDGLDFDGSFEAMLAKLEPQKLAARKIQYRLRDWGVSRQRYWGCPIPMINCEYCGNVPVDEADLPIKLPTDVVPDGRGNPLKNIPEFVNTTCPKCGGPAERETDTFDTFMESSWYYARFASPNDDTQMVEKAAADKWLPVDQYVGGVEHAVMHLLYARFYHKLMRDEGLVSGDEPFKNLLTQGMVLAGTLYRDNPEGGKTYYFADDVEISYDDRGQPTQAILKADGQPVTIGKIEKMSKSKNNGVDPQTTIDQYGADTVRLYTLFAAPADQTLEWSDDSLKGPYNFLKKVWRETQSHLEATQELGLQVANLPAASSIDASQLDSLAKGLRRKTHEVITKIDNDLGERLSLNTPVSSLMELANEIGTFISKNQQINEHTLAVQHEALVTLLTLLSVYAPHIGEHLLEKLGVDTTRLRYPEADSAALVQDTITMVVQVNGKVRGKMEVAPGTDAESLKAQAKAIESVAKYLTGDIKKEIVVPNKLVNIVVAG, from the coding sequence ATGAGCACTACAGCACCTGAACAAAACAATCCAAACCATTATCACCCTCAAGCCATTGAAGCTGAGCAGCAAGCCAAGTGGGCGGCTGACAAACGCTTCGAGGTGAGCAACGACATCAGTAAAGATGCCAACACCCGCTACATGCTTTCTATGTTTCCCTATCCAAGTGGCAAGCTACACATGGGACATGTGCGTAATTACACCATCTCAGATGTATTAAGCCGTTACTACCGTCTAAAAGGCGATCAGGTTCTACAGCCTATGGGCTGGGATGCCTTTGGTATGCCTGCTGAAAATGCCGCCATTGCCAACCAAGTTGCGCCTGCTAAATGGACCTTCTCCAACATTGATAACATGCGCGCCCAGTTAAAGACTTTGGGTCTATCAATTGACTGGTCACGTGAGTTTGCTACGTGCACCCCTGAGTATTATCGCTGGGAGCAGTGGTTCTTCTTACAACTATACAAAAAAGGCTTAGTATACAAAAAATTGGCCACAGTAAACTGGGATCCCGTCGACAACACAGTATTAGCCAATGAACAAGTGGTTGATGGCAAAGGCTGGCGCAGTGGTGCACCGGTTGAAAAGCGCGACATTCCTATGTATTACTTCAAGATTACCGACTATGCCGATGAGCTACTAGATGATCTAGACAAGCTTGAAGGCCAGTGGCCAAGCGATGTGATTACTATGCAGCGCAACTGGATTGGTCGCAGCCAAGGTATGGAGGTGCATTTCCCTTACAAAAACAGCGATGACATCAGCACGTTAGATGTGTTCACCACTCGTCCCGATACATTGATGGGTGTGACTTACGTGGCGGTAGCCGCTGAGCACCGTTTGGCCAAATTAGCTGCTGAAAAAGATCCAAAAATTGCTGAGTTTTGTGAGCTGTGCAAAAAAGGCTCTGTGGCAGAGGCCGACCTTGCCAAAGCTGAAAAAATCGGTATGGATACTGGCCTGACTGTTACTCACCCCTTGACCGGTGAAGAAGTGCCGGTATGGGTAGCCAACTATGTGCTTATGAGCTATGGCTCAGGTGCGGTGATGGCAGTTCCTGCTCATGACGAGCGTGATTTCGAGTTTGCCAAAAAATACAACCTACCGATAAAAACTGTTATCAAAACACCTGAAGACCACGAAGGCGCTTATACTGAACGTGGAACTTTGGTCAACTCAGGTGAGTTTGATGGTTTGGATTTTGACGGCTCATTTGAAGCGATGTTGGCCAAACTTGAGCCACAAAAGCTGGCCGCTCGTAAGATTCAGTACCGTCTGCGCGACTGGGGCGTGTCTCGTCAGCGCTACTGGGGCTGCCCAATTCCAATGATTAACTGTGAATATTGTGGCAACGTGCCGGTGGACGAAGCTGATCTGCCGATTAAGCTGCCTACCGATGTTGTGCCTGATGGCCGTGGTAACCCATTAAAAAACATCCCTGAATTTGTGAATACCACGTGTCCAAAATGTGGTGGCCCTGCTGAGCGTGAGACCGATACCTTCGATACCTTTATGGAATCAAGCTGGTACTACGCACGCTTTGCCAGCCCCAACGACGACACCCAAATGGTCGAAAAAGCTGCTGCAGATAAGTGGCTGCCTGTAGATCAGTACGTGGGCGGCGTTGAGCACGCGGTTATGCACCTATTATATGCCCGCTTCTATCATAAGCTTATGCGTGATGAGGGCTTGGTCTCAGGCGATGAGCCTTTCAAAAACCTGCTGACCCAAGGCATGGTATTGGCGGGCACCTTGTATCGTGACAATCCTGAAGGGGGTAAGACCTACTACTTCGCTGATGATGTAGAAATCAGCTATGATGATCGTGGCCAGCCCACTCAGGCTATTTTAAAAGCTGACGGTCAGCCGGTGACCATTGGTAAAATTGAGAAGATGTCAAAGTCGAAAAACAACGGCGTAGACCCTCAAACCACCATTGATCAGTATGGGGCAGACACCGTGCGTCTATACACCTTATTTGCCGCCCCTGCCGATCAAACTCTTGAGTGGTCAGATGACTCATTAAAAGGCCCTTACAACTTCTTGAAAAAAGTCTGGCGTGAGACACAGTCGCACCTAGAAGCCACCCAAGAGTTAGGCCTACAAGTCGCCAATTTGCCAGCTGCTTCGAGCATTGATGCCAGTCAATTAGACAGCCTAGCCAAAGGCCTTCGCCGTAAGACACACGAAGTAATTACTAAGATTGATAATGACTTGGGTGAGCGCCTGTCATTGAACACGCCGGTTTCAAGCTTAATGGAATTGGCCAATGAAATTGGCACTTTTATCAGCAAAAACCAACAAATTAATGAGCACACTTTGGCAGTACAACATGAAGCCTTAGTCACCTTATTAACCCTATTATCAGTCTATGCACCGCATATTGGCGAGCATTTACTTGAAAAACTAGGCGTAGATACCACTCGCCTACGCTACCCTGAAGCCGATAGCGCCGCCTTAGTACAAGACACCATCACCATGGTAGTTCAGGTCAACGGTAAAGTACGAGGTAAGATGGAAGTAGCACCAGGCACTGATGCTGAGTCACTAAAAGCTCAAGCCAAAGCGATTGAGAGTGTGGCCAAATACTTAACAGGCGACATCAAAAAAGAAATCGTGGTGCCCAATAAGCTGGTCAACATTGTAGTGGCAGGTTAA
- the holA gene encoding DNA polymerase III subunit delta, whose protein sequence is MQDTFLNVYPKLLLPSNIRPTGLWLGHGDEPLLQQWLIDAMRIIWQSQSLVVKRVELVSAKTWQEVLSELNSLSLFDDATAIIVTGNHKPDKSVQDELTAFATDANTGNNPNSVLWLTAKVDNRAKSSKWYQPFAQLGHVIDCNLYNENQRQQLLQIHAHRFGLALVPEAWQFLMMQTEHHLLSAYQALWRLSYLFSPQIPSQAERELNAQDTPAPPLITIDVEALQSALVSDAQYSVFDLSDAMLAGNAAQVVKIIEQLKSTEEPTPLVLWAISKDMRLIMQLMSGQDAQSLGIWSSKHALYHSACRRQSLHSIADWPDILYQCDKAVKGLVRQPAWELILQAALRVTGVRLFA, encoded by the coding sequence ATGCAAGATACCTTTTTAAACGTTTATCCTAAGCTTTTGCTACCTAGCAACATCCGGCCCACCGGACTGTGGTTGGGGCATGGTGATGAGCCCCTGTTACAGCAGTGGCTCATTGATGCCATGCGTATTATTTGGCAGTCTCAAAGCTTAGTGGTCAAACGCGTTGAACTGGTCTCTGCCAAAACGTGGCAAGAGGTGTTAAGCGAGCTTAATAGCTTGTCATTATTCGATGACGCTACGGCGATTATCGTCACTGGCAATCACAAGCCAGATAAGTCGGTACAAGACGAACTGACTGCTTTTGCCACTGATGCCAACACAGGTAATAACCCAAACAGCGTGTTATGGCTCACCGCCAAAGTCGATAACCGAGCCAAATCAAGCAAGTGGTATCAGCCATTTGCTCAATTAGGTCATGTTATCGATTGCAACTTATACAATGAAAATCAGCGCCAGCAACTGTTGCAGATTCACGCTCATCGCTTTGGCTTAGCTTTGGTGCCAGAAGCGTGGCAGTTTTTAATGATGCAAACAGAGCATCATCTGCTCAGCGCTTATCAAGCCCTTTGGCGCCTATCTTATTTATTCTCACCGCAAATTCCATCCCAAGCAGAGCGCGAATTGAATGCTCAAGATACCCCTGCCCCGCCTCTGATTACCATAGATGTCGAGGCATTACAAAGTGCGCTGGTCAGTGACGCTCAGTACAGTGTCTTTGATTTGTCGGATGCCATGCTGGCCGGTAATGCAGCGCAAGTGGTCAAAATTATTGAGCAGTTAAAATCTACTGAAGAACCTACGCCTTTGGTATTGTGGGCCATCAGCAAAGATATGCGCCTTATCATGCAGCTCATGAGCGGGCAAGATGCACAAAGCCTAGGGATTTGGAGCAGCAAGCACGCGTTATATCACTCTGCTTGTCGTCGCCAAAGCTTACACAGTATTGCAGATTGGCCGGATATCTTGTATCAATGTGACAAAGCAGTTAAAGGCTTGGTGCGTCAGCCAGCTTGGGAGCTAATTTTACAAGCTGCCTTGCGGGTAACCGGCGTGCGGTTGTTTGCTTGA
- a CDS encoding arsenate reductase, whose product MAIVIYGIKACSTMKKAFSKLDELGVAYEFHDYKKQGIDNATVQRWVNELGIDKVLNKRGTTWRKLFDEQKLAADASTEAAIELLIDNTSMIKRPIVEGEHNGQSLLLCGFNDAEFEAAFN is encoded by the coding sequence ATGGCCATTGTTATTTATGGTATCAAAGCCTGCAGTACCATGAAAAAGGCATTTAGCAAACTTGATGAGCTGGGCGTTGCTTATGAGTTTCATGATTATAAAAAACAAGGCATTGATAATGCCACTGTGCAGCGCTGGGTGAATGAGCTGGGTATCGATAAAGTCCTTAATAAACGCGGCACCACTTGGCGTAAGCTCTTTGATGAACAAAAATTGGCAGCCGATGCCAGTACTGAGGCAGCCATTGAGCTATTAATAGACAACACCAGTATGATTAAACGTCCTATTGTCGAGGGGGAGCATAACGGGCAGTCTCTATTATTGTGCGGTTTTAATGACGCTGAGTTTGAGGCAGCCTTTAATTAA